The genomic stretch CCAAAGGGCAATCATATCGAATGGTAGGTTGATGGCTTCAAAAATGATATTGTGGAGCAGCAATGCCGAGATGGCAACAATCTGCGCCCATGTTTTGACTTTACCAAGCATATTTGCAGCAACCACTTCCCCTTCCCCTGCCAGTACCAGCCGAAGTCCCGTGACGGCGAATTCACGGCTGATGATGACAATGACTATCCACGATGGTGACATCCCCATTTCCACTAGTACAATCAAGGCTGCAGAAACGAGAAGTTTGTCAGCCAAAGGATCCAGGAATTTCCCCAGGTTTGTGACCATATTCAACTTTCTCGCGTAATAGCCGTCGATCCAATCAGTCGTGGAAGCGAGGATGAAAATCAAACCGCCGACTAAATGAGTGACAGGCATATGGGTCCCAAGCAGGTCGATGCCGCCCCATGAAAAGGGTACGAGCATCACAATAAGGAATATTGGTATTAAAAAAATTCTTGATATGGTTATTTTATTAGGTAAGTTCACGATAAATCCTCCATCTCATCTAAAAAATAGAAGCAAGGAAAAAGGCCAGACCCTCCTGCAAAATCGGAAGAGCCTGGCACCTATGAGACAGCCTCCTAGACCGTTTCCTAACTTCCATTCATTTCTTGCTCATGCAGACTAAATGCAGCCGTTGTTAAGATGGCTGCTGTTCACCTGGTGTATATTGATACGTAACATTTTGTGTCGTTCTTTCGCTAGGCGGAATGGCGAACTCTACTTTTTGGTCGTTTACGAACATCTCAGTAGAAGTAGTATCGCCAATGCGAATGGTAACAGCCTTTTCTTGGGTAAGATCTAAATCCTTGCTGGCTCCATTGCTCAGCAGTCCTTGAAAGATCAATTGGCCTCCACCATTCTTTACACTCACCCATGTTTTACCGGTAGAAGTGGCGGCAAGCTTCAATTGGAATTTGGCTGCATTTTCTACTTTATACGTTGTATTTGTACCTGCAGAATCGACCACGGAAACCTTTTGTTCAGGCTTGTCAGCAACAGGCTTGTCGGCTTGATCATTTTTTGAATCATCTTTTTTGTCAGAACCTTGACCTTTACCATTATTCTTATCTTTGCTTCCTTCTGTCTGTTGGTCAGCCTGCTTTTCGACATCACTATTGACATCAGACTTTACTTGTTTTGGATTATCAGATGCCTGATTGC from Falsibacillus albus encodes the following:
- the pgsA gene encoding CDP-diacylglycerol--glycerol-3-phosphate 3-phosphatidyltransferase, which translates into the protein MNLPNKITISRIFLIPIFLIVMLVPFSWGGIDLLGTHMPVTHLVGGLIFILASTTDWIDGYYARKLNMVTNLGKFLDPLADKLLVSAALIVLVEMGMSPSWIVIVIISREFAVTGLRLVLAGEGEVVAANMLGKVKTWAQIVAISALLLHNIIFEAINLPFDMIALWVALIFTVWSGWDYFYKNRQAFVNSK
- a CDS encoding helix-turn-helix domain-containing protein — protein: MTELGNKLKEAREANGFSLDDLQTLTKIQKRYLIGIEEGNYEMMPGKFYVRAFIKQYAEAVGLQPDALFEEYKGDIPDIYSQDLPQHISRVQTHKAVSSSSSKLLDALPKLLAGVFVVAVIALAWILVQHNMSGDGSNQASDNPKQVKSDVNSDVEKQADQQTEGSKDKNNGKGQGSDKKDDSKNDQADKPVADKPEQKVSVVDSAGTNTTYKVENAAKFQLKLAATSTGKTWVSVKNGGGQLIFQGLLSNGASKDLDLTQEKAVTIRIGDTTSTEMFVNDQKVEFAIPPSERTTQNVTYQYTPGEQQPS